The Falco biarmicus isolate bFalBia1 chromosome 7, bFalBia1.pri, whole genome shotgun sequence genome contains the following window.
GTTCTGAGCCTTGCAATGTTTCCCTCTTGCAACTGGCTCCCAGGATGCAAAACAATGCTTTGGAAATGGTACCCATATCTTtacagaaaagtatttattttaatatatactCATTAAGAAAGTTCTATAATACAAAAGAGGTATCCTTTGTTGCTACAAATTGTTATCCTGACCCAATAAAGCAGTGAAACCACAAATGGGTTAATAGGTCAGCCATTGATCTCAGCATCCTGTGCCAAAAAATTGGTGTCAGTTTCCTGGCTCTATAAAGTCATTATAGGCTGCTATAACTCATTAACAGGTACCCTAAATGAAACTTGaacaaatttcaaaaaaagaaggCTTTTGAAGCCTCCTACCCTTTGGGGGATCACTGGCATATACacataactttttaaaatattgaaatacagATGCGTCAGTTTCTTACTATGAAGTACCAGACTCCTTGCCTCTCTCTTCTAATACTGAACTTTTGTGTACGATGAGAGCAGGCCACAATTGTTATATTTTCCACATGCATATGATATTAAGTGCTATTTGTTTAGCTACTGGAGACAATTTTTAGCTTCAGGTGTGTAATGAAATAAGGCATGTTAGAAAGCTACATGTGCATTGTTACTGCAGAAGTTGACAAAGGATCAGGAGTAATGCAGTTTTGGTATTCTCttgaaattcttcctttttgctGCTATAGAAAGTTTAATGTTTGCCAGGGAATTTCTGGTATAGACACTGTTTTAATGTTGCCAGCTACACAACTCATAAGAATGACAAAACCTGGAATGAAAAACTGTGGGAATGTCTGAAGTTCTGCAAACTGCTgcaaacagctgaaatatttgtaaaatatagACAAAGTCTCAGCAGCTTATCTGCTTGCTAAGCATGGGAGGAAAACAAGATGATTTGGGCTGGTAGTGtatctctttctgttttctagaaaaGTTAGTGTACGGTCTCCTTGGCTGGGATCATGGAAGTTCCTTTCTGGAGTAGTTTTAGATCATCAAGTGGTTTGCTAATGCCTCTGCGTAgctgttgtttttactgtgggCAGCCTGGTTCTCAGTTCAGGTCAAAAATGACATTCCCAGTAATTTAGAAGCATGCAGATTATAGGTTGGGCTTGATCCACTGTAACATGTAGGGCAGGATCAGTGGTATCATTTACGACTATTATTGCAGCCACATGGACAGACTTAAAAGAAAGATATCTCTGAATTGATGTTAGTGTTAATGCTGCTGGTTAACCTCTTTGCAATGGAGTGCACCAACCTGCCTAACTGAATACCGTGGCATCTTCTCTACATTCTACAAGCCTGCAGAAACACAGCCTTGAGATTTGGTGTATGGACACCTGGAACCCGGCTGCACAGCACAGTCTCCCTCTGCAGCCAACATACACTTCACAGTACAGGAATCACATCAAACACTGAACataacaaaggaaaaccaactCAGTCAAtttatttccaggaaaaaaatgacaaccCAGTCAGAGTATATGATCAATGTTGCTAAATTTGAGATCAGTCATCTCTGCCATCGTGTCATCTCTGGCTGTGCCTGCACAGTTGTGTTAATGGGCCCCTGATCTCCCACATGAATCATAGCCCCAATTTGGCTAAAAAGCCAACAAGTAGCGTGAGCTCAGAGTATGCTGTGCTACATGTCACTTGACTCCTTTGCCAAGGACATGTTGGTAAGTTGTCATCAGAGTACAGGTGGAGCCTCAAAATGCCCATGCCAGGCATGCATGAGACAGGGTTTAGAAATTCTGCTGTGACATAAACTACTGGCTGTTCCTGCCTTGTAAAAACACTCAGTGATTGCTTCATCTACTGCAACATGGCAAGGTAGttttatgcaaatattaatGAATTTATTGGTAGTGTGATTGCAGCCATTCATACTACTTGTGTAAAtgttctatatatttttttttaattctcaaaaTCATTTATCCCTTGAAGTGGGTAAATCACTTGGTTGTTGGCCTTTTGAGTGGTAAACTAGAGAAAACTAGAGAAAATAGATATTTGAGGCTATTTATGTATTATGTTCTAAAAGGACATGTTCCAGCAAGCTTTTaagttgtgttttaaaattatatccCCGACATAAATTACTGACAGtaatgtatgtgtgcatatatacatacctatccatatatatatttcagaGTTTCCTTGTTCCTGCATCAGAATTTGTGCTTTATTAATTGCCTTCAAAGCCTGTGAAAATAGGTGGCAAACAACACTGTTCCAAAAACCATTCAAGGTTATTTTGGTCCCTGTGCAAATTGGAGCTTACACTCAAAGTGCATGCAAAGGGGTTGTTTTGCGATGTAAACAGGCTAATGCATAAAAAGACAGAGCTTCTTATCCAGGGAAGATCGTATTTGAAAGCTAAGGctgttgaaatgttttgctgtggtTAAAATTTTGCAGTACCTCATGATATCATCTAAATTTCATGTTATGTTGTGGGAAGTAAAACATAAATGCCCTTAAATCCCTTTTCATCTTCTTAGAAAGTGTACGTGGGCACATGTGTGTGCAAGGCATCAGATAACCTCCAGTCAGcacttctctgcagctgctccatTAGCTGGCTAAAATGTGCacttgtttgtttattcatttttaattatttaaaaaattaaataatcattTGAGTGGGAAGTGGCTCAGCCAGGAAAttgtgaagaaaatgagaagtgtGACTTTGGGTCCAGACATCATACAGCTCTCTCTTCTGGTACAGTTCTGTAAGGGTTGGAGGCAGCCCAGCCAAAAGATGAaattttaagagatttttttgtaaCTTGCTGATCTCTGTTATTATGAAGTGTTTGTTCATAGCACATAATGATaggccctgggcagggagcggggAGAATTCCCAGTTCCTGATTGCATTATCAGAATTCTGCTCACGGAGAAGTCAAGGTTGTAAAAGGACGACTAGACTATGTAGGAGTTCTTTGTCCCATACTCATATTTTATTGATAATATTACTTATTTACAGACTGGAACAATTCAAACATATTTTACAAGTGAGAGctaagaagagaaaaacaagctgAAAGTGCTTGCAATAGCTGAACAGTCCATTAAAACTCCATTTTAACAGAGGGAAGACTAAATAACAATTTCTAAAATGCAGGATGAAGGACcattaaagctgtatttttttatttgaagtattATATACTGCTTGTTGACTCTCATTAGATTAATTAAGcattgatttttatatatttttttaaacagatattCACCCATGTTCTGCAAAGCCCTGCACCAATAACTCAACGTGCATAGAGACTGGCGATGGAGGATATATTTGTCTGTGTGCCCAGGGatttacaggaaaaaactgCCATCTCAAAAAAGGACCCTGCATTATTAATGGGTAAATATTGATTTCTGACATGAATTTTAAGTCCACGTTCCTACTGACTATTATTCAGAATTGTTTGCTAAGCTAAAGTATCTCTGTGCTAAAATATATAAAGCTTCTCCTAGTTGTTGGTATTTTTATCAGACTTTACAAATCTGATCTGTTTGTATTGTAGAGCTTTACAGATTATCAGCTTGAGTTTGTGTGCAAAATTTGATATTAAAAGTGCTAATTTGCACATTTCGTTGTGATACATTTATGCCTTCCCATGATTTTTGTAAACAAACTTAAAGTAACCTCCCGTCCTGTGTTCTCTAGTGAGAGATAACTGCATATACAAACCACATAGAGGAATAAGAACAGTAGCCAACGCACAAGCTGTCTGCACAAAAACATCTAGTCCACCAGCTTGTCATTTTTCTTAACTGACATATAATGGTATGTCCGGAGTCTACTGAAGGAGATAATCTCCCTTCTACCAGAACAGTGTGTGGGAGGCCATTGTTCTCCGTTTTCTATGTGGGACATCAGGAACAGCGTTGCCAGTAGGTTGAAGGATGcgatcctccccctctgctcagccctggtgagacacatctggagtgctgggtccagttttGGGCTCCCCAGTGCTGGAGTGAGTCCAGCAGAGTCGTGACGATGATTAAGGGATGGGAACATCTCTCCTataaggagaggctgagagctaGGttgtgtagcctggagaagtgCAAGCTCTGGGGGAACTTATCCatatgtataaatacctgacagaaagaagtgaaaaaggCAGAGCCAGACTTTTCTTAGAGGTGCCCAGTGAAAGTGCAAGAGGCAGTGGCCCCAGACAGAAAAATTTTCACCAGTATCACTGGTAGATCTGCATGAAAAAAGGATGGCCTTTcacagttaaagaaaatgtgcaCTGGTGTTTTTGTGAAATCTAGAAGTATCTGCTGCCTTCTAGCTCATCAAGGATCTGATCCCATAAGCATACAGAACACCTTTCTGGTGGATACAAGCTTGGTAGAACTTATCAccttaaaatcacatttttctttttggaggtTGCCTTCTCTCTCTCTAGATCCATACTGGTACCCTCTGGTTCTCTTTTTGCTGGGCGATAGATAATTATGACTATTCAGATCTACCTTATGACTAAATCTTCCTGAAGACTTGTACGCTCTTGTTTAAGGAGCATTAACAACTCTCACTGTCTCTGGCAAGAATTGCATTCTTACAATTTCACgttagtggattttttttgccattgctTTTAACTGGGGGATAGTCACACAGTCCTGTCTGGGTTTGCTTTCAGCCTCTAAGATAACTGTTCTGATTTGTCTATTCctcttcactgaaaatgaaggAGTTTAAGTTCCCTGCAAGTCCCTTGAATCACATCCAAACTACTTGCCTAACATGGGGAGTGTGAATAGCTTGCTTTCTGTACTTTCATCTGTAgagcaaatatttcagtaatttaatgCAGACATATATTAACTAACCCAAAGAACAGGTGAGGTACAGCATCAGTGAAATAACAGATTAGTTCCATGAACTTCATTAAAACTTCATGGTTTTAAATTGCTGGAACTACATTTTTGTGATGGTACTCTGTGTTTGAACCAAATGCTTATGAGCTAGCCTGGAAAGCATGAACAATTTTTCTTAATGAAGCAACATACTTAGAACAGCAACTCTTTTCCTCTAGGAAGCTGtgtctttttcagaaaaaatgagCAGTAGGCTCATGCTTTTAGTTCAAAATAACAACTTTTCTCAGCATAAGCACTCCATGTCTGCTAATACTTCACAGTCTACCAGAGAGTGCACCTCACATCCTGGAAAAAGACTTCATTGTATGATGTCATCTCACTCACATCTCACCTCCTCTCAGTTCACCTCAGTGGTGATGTTAACAATGTTGATACCACTAAGCATTGCCACTGGCTCCTTGGTTTAATATTTACAGAACCAAAACAACTCACAAATCAAAGTGTTTGTTCTAGCCTGTTTACAAAATCAGGCAGTTGTATCTACGTTAGTGATATCTGTGTGATGTTTTGAAGttctgctctgaagcagcagcGAGTGGTACtttctaaaatgaaagcagagtgTTTGGAAAGCAAAGTGGTACATCCGTGTTTCCACAACCAGCCCTTCGTGTACCATACCTTGCTGAACATATGATGAATGCCAAAAATGCAAAGTAACTAAAAAAGAATCTATTCAAGGAGATTGATAtgcataaattatttaaacatattATAATGAGGCAAATGCAACTCAGttagaaatgaaattttcaaaattctgcatatttccccttattttttattgaaattatttacatttctggaaggttcagaaaaatctttacaCTTTAAGTCTCCAGCAATTTCTTCGTATTTTCCTGGAAAGAACTGTAATTCAACCCAGCCATGAGGGTTCAAACTTCTACACATTGCCATACCTGAAACAGCTTGTCAGATTTTCCATGGGACCTATAAGGCTAATAGAGGGTACTAGACTGTCCAAGAATGCCATAACCACTCATTTACTCGAGGACTGTAGAACGACAACCTCCATATTTTGCTTAAAGCTGACACGGTGGCTAGTGATTGTGATAAAATTCCTTGTTGGCATGATCACTTCAAGTTGTCACCAAAAACTGCTATGTCGAAGTCCAGGGACAACCACACCTTTAGCTTTCCTGACACTGCTTCCAGACTTCCAATTTGTTCTTTCActagtttttgtttttttttttttttttttccagccagcaTGTATAGTGAAGGGCAATATAGGAAAACAGAGCAATTTAtgtgaaagcagcaaaaaacaGGCAGATGATTCCTCTACCATGATATTCAGGCTCTCCTGAGTGAGAGTGGCCACCAAGTGTTTCAGTCCCCAGTAAAGCCAGATGTGCAGCAGTGTCTACCATAACTACTCCCAGAACAATGGCTTGGCATTTGAGAAACTCAGCCTTATCCTAACCGGTGGTCAGGGACCATTTGTAGTCAGAAGCTTATGACTCTTTCACAGTCATCTCACTCAGATCTTTTAAATCTCTGTGTCCCACCACGGAAATGGCCAAATGCTACTGACCACTGCATACGTGAAATGTCAGCATTCATGAAACTCTGATGTCCGTTACCCCTGGAACTTTCCCCTGGAGATGTAACACTTACTTGGCCTTTTCAACTGTGCACTGGGACTATGTGGTATGTCTTCAGAGATTTATAAGCATTAGGAAAAGTGTTGTTGTCAGAGAGGCTTGTTGGAAGCTTTGCCAAGTGTCACTCATTTTTAGAAAGtaagttttaaaagctttgttcaAATATGAAGAACTGCCATGAAAGTGGATTTTATCTGTGACCCTGTGACCTAGGGTCCCTTTTCTGCCAACAGGGCCAGCTAAAGGGCCAAGTCCACATTGCACAGTTCCCATGAATGTGCAGGTTAATGCCCTTCTGTCAGTGGGTGGCCCGATCTTTTGACCTTACACTCCGTAAGGCACAGTTACATTAGAAAGGTAAAAAGAGGTGTCCCAGTGAATTTACATCACTTAAAACATAGCACCAGCCTATTAATTACTAATTTCTTAAAGGGTCTGCAGAAGTGCTTGGTTTCGTATGGTGCCATACTCACATCGCAGCTGTCTTTGCCAAGGCTGAAATTATCCcgtttatattttttattatattcatCAACAATTTTGGCTGAACAGAAACTTGCAGGAAAGTATCTGTTTGCTTCTAAATTTTTTGTGTTGTGGAACACTGAAGAAGTAGAATAAAAACAATCAGCTTTACATCTAGCTGCTATGgcagtgttttgctttgccaATACAACACATAAATTATCTTGTGAGTAATCAGGTGGAAAAAGAAGCAATACCGCTAGTGTCTTTGTTCAGTCTTGTCTGAACGGTTGCTCAGCTAAATAGCTCTAAGCATatgaaaacactgcaaagcttaattttaataaatatttgaaatagttTAAAATCCCTTCACAGCTCTTCACATTGAATTTAAATACTGGTGTACTAATCCTGCCCGAAGGGTCAGCAGAAGATACAATCTGTATTGTGAAGCTGTTGAACAAACTCATTCTTGATCCAacttcattgacttcagtggatttGCATTTGGAATTGGCTGTTCTAAAGAAAACCAGCTTCTTTTATTATATAAAGTGTTTCCTAATAGCTTCTTTCATTGGACTTAATTCATTTCTGTCTATGTGTTTCTTATCTATTCTAGCTCTCCCTGCCAGAATGGAGGAACATGCATTGATGACAATGGTTTTGCACCCCATGCTTCCTGTCTGTGCCCTTCTGGTTTTGCCGGCAACTTTTGCGAATTAGATAGAGATGACTGTGAATCCAACCCGTGTGAAAATGGAGGAACATGTACAGATACTGGTGTGGGTTTCAGCTGTTTTTGCCCCCATGGCTATACAGgaaagctctgcagcagccGTGTCATATTCTGTGCAAGCGGCCCATGTGAGAATGGAGGGACATGCAGTGAACATCCCCAGGAAGGATTCAAATGCACCTGTAAGCCAGAATTCGTTGGTATGACCTGTGAACATCCCAGCAAAAACACAAGTCTTTCTGGAGTGAGTATGGAGGCAAAGCACAGGCAGAATTACAACCCACCCTCAAAAGCTCAGCACAGATCAGTACATCAACaagaaatcctgaaaataaCAGTGAAAGAAACAATCCAAAATGCAGATCCCTTGCTGAGCAGAAGTCAGGTGATATGTTTTGTTATACTGGGCTTGCTTACATGTTGTGTTGTCTTGGGTACAACTGGgattgtgtttttttcaaaatgtgagaTGTGGCTTGCTAATGCCAAATATAGTCATCTCCTACGcaagaaaaagaacttttttctgaaatctaaCAATGGGGAAAATCTCTCAGTTAATATTATCTTCCCAGAGAAGATCAAATTGACTAATTACACTAAGAACTACACTGCCATCTAGGCCCTTGAAAGCCGAGCAGCAACTTGCAACTTTTCATAGCAATATGTAAAATAGATTGAATTTATTGCCTGTGATTAGCGTCAATATTTGTGGGCACATTTCCAGTAGCTTGTGCTGAGTGATAATGAAGACATACAAGGTATCTATATTgctaaggatttttttcatttcccaaaacaaaaggaaaaaaaaaaagattaaagagcAGGGAATGTTAACTATTTCTTTTCAAGGCAgctattttttgtaaaataaaaagtaatttactaCTGGAACTATATTGCAGCTTTCTTGTCTTGTGCACGGTTTATTTGGCAAATACGGTACCTGTAAATTACTCACTAAcgcttttttaaaataaacagcagttaAGGGCTATACTggtttatttattcatttgtaAATGTTGTGCTACAGCAAAGTCCACAAGTGTCCCTTAATTCTTCTGCTGTGTGTGATAAAGGCTTCAGATATTGTTATCAACAGGAGCAAATTCACACTGATGTCTCACCTATACAGTcagttttgctatttttacatGCTTATAAAAGAGATTACTCCTTCTATAGAAACTTATAGGTCTTTGTTATATTAATTTCAGGTTAAAGGTCTCTGTTGCTTGCAATACTGTCTCCATAAATCATGTCatttatctattttaaaatgttagaaaGGTGTTCAATGTCTTCAGACATACTTTCTGTTTAGAGACCTAATAGAGATGTAAAGGATCCAATTCTGACTTTTCTATAACTATTCCTCAAAGAACTCTGCTGAGAGAAGTATCCTTCACTCCCGTGTCATAGggagaaatgaaaagacaaCATGTCACCTGAAAGAGGACAGCtgcttttaattcttcatttctgcttttttcctgtcataTTTCAAGGAGAGGGCAAGATTTTCAGGAATCAAAAGCAGCACTGGCAGACAGGCAAAGGCTCAGGAAAGCCACAAAATGTTAGGAGCCTGAAGGCAATTATAGGTGTTAACGTCCCTGAGGAGCCTCACCtggcaccatcacccacccccTGCCCATTTCAAGGGCAGCCCAGGGCTACTGGTCCTGCTATGAGCTATGCTGTAGGAGCACTGGTCttcactgctgcctgctggaTGAAGCTCAGCCCTGTCCTGCAGGTAGCCTATCTGTTGGGTGATGGACCCTTTGGACCTGTACTCCAGccctttctccttttgctcCTGACTGGAGCCCACAGATGGACTCTGGACCTGGTTCATCACTTGCTGTGCCTGGGACTGTTGATGGGCCCCGTTaccagcaccagccctggcaATGTGTTAGCTCCTGTGtgactgtgctgctggggagggtaTGTCCCACCCTGGGGCACGACCCTCTTGGGTCCCTCAGCATTGTTTCCTTACTGGGCAGCCTGCCCATGGCtactcctttaaaaaacaaacaaacaaacaaacaaaaaaaaatccaacaaaaccaaatcactTTGAACCACAGTGCCTAAAGATGTCCTCAGCTGCCCTTAAGTAACAATTTACTTCCTCAGCCACCCCAGATGGGAACATTTAGCAGCTCCTTCTAAGCTGTCTGGTAACTATGCTATCCCCAAATCCATTAACAGCTGCTTAAAtttaagaggaggaaaaaaaagccttaaagcATATATGGGTCATCACCCTAGGGTATCTCTGTTGACGTCTCAATTGTTATAATAGCAAGTTTGCTGTATTGCTGATAATATTTGCACATATCATAGCACTACAATGTAGTGCAATGGTTAGAGCTAATAGAAAAAATGGTGTGGAGATACTACTGTGGAAAGTGTTGACTTCCAGATGATGGgatgaaaattttaaaggaagcagaTGCTCCCTCTCAAAGCTTTTGTTGAGAAGACAAATATTCATCTAACCCAGCAACTTTTCAA
Protein-coding sequences here:
- the DLK1 gene encoding protein delta homolog 1 is translated as MGLRAAGLVGCCLLPLVLPAAPGVNCKTGCHPENGFCEFPSECRCQPGWQGALCNQCVPFPGCLHGSCAKPWQCICEEGWVGSLCDTDIHPCSAKPCTNNSTCIETGDGGYICLCAQGFTGKNCHLKKGPCIINGSPCQNGGTCIDDNGFAPHASCLCPSGFAGNFCELDRDDCESNPCENGGTCTDTGVGFSCFCPHGYTGKLCSSRVIFCASGPCENGGTCSEHPQEGFKCTCKPEFVGMTCEHPSKNTSLSGVSMEAKHRQNYNPPSKAQHRSVHQQEILKITVKETIQNADPLLSRSQVICFVILGLLTCCVVLGTTGIVFFSKCEMWLANAKYSHLLRKKKNFFLKSNNGENLSVNIIFPEKIKLTNYTKNYTAI